Proteins from a genomic interval of Schistocerca cancellata isolate TAMUIC-IGC-003103 chromosome 8, iqSchCanc2.1, whole genome shotgun sequence:
- the LOC126095191 gene encoding uncharacterized protein LOC126095191, with protein sequence MNDIYDALKTHLKVHWPLSRLPPCSSVVPELIDAEAAVTPLPPSPMEVVAPRPNPSIPSGDVRPGQVFHGAFSSPPHEQFGAAGGQHAPAVPLTAPSAAPPLGPSTHRRKPYSTTVPRFRGEGCGINNNDATA encoded by the exons ATGAATGACATTTATGATGCCCTAAAGACTCATTTAAAAG tccactggcCGTTGTCGCGGCTGCCGCCGTGTTCCTCCGTGGTGCCGGAACTGATAGACGCTGAGGCTGCTGTCACGCCACTGCCCCCATCGCCCATGGAGGTCGTTGCTCCACGTCCTAATCCGAGCATACCCAGTGGTGATGTGCGCCCTGGGCAGGTTTTCCACGGGGCGTTTTCCTCGCCCCCTCATGAGCAATTCGGGGCCGCGGGTGGACAGCATGCCCCGGCAGTTCCACTGACCGCCCCCTCAGCTGCGCCGCCCCTGGGTCCCTCCACCCACCGTCGGAAGCCATACTCAACAACGGTGCctcgtttcaggggggagggatgtggtatcaATAACaatgatgccacggcgtag